The Vibrio tasmaniensis genome has a segment encoding these proteins:
- a CDS encoding TonB-dependent siderophore receptor produces the protein MQAQKYKISAISLALSAIFSNLAFADDDHAHETITVLGETYRNTATKTSLDPEETPQALSIVTQDELNTRGASSISEAVRYTSGIHTDLRGGMVTRFDLFNIRGFTNYTNFYDGLPLPYNNFFLQPQIDTVAVEQIEVFKGPTSVLYGNMPPGGMVNIIAKSPQKQSAHSVGVSAGTNNLQQAKFDSTGQIGDSDFTYRIVGLARKKDGQVDASKEERYVIAPSLDWQVTDNTLINFNAYYQDDPEGNVFTSVPASGSVLSNPVGKLSPDTFLGDENWSMFDRQVLLVGYKILHNFNNQWQFLQNARFMDASMKQEEVFNSFLMADNRTMARTAFATDEEVKSFVIDNQLSGYFETDSIGHNLLIGIDYQSVDTDVFGKQTSPLVTPLLQDIFNPNTNSIDRDTLFFAGDRKTEVDMTQLGVYLQDQFTWNNLVMVAGLRWDSVESDTKAVENNYVFATTTNSTEKIDDTNISMRVGALYQFDNGIHPYASYSESFEPVSGVDAAGRAFEPSTGEQWEVGVKYAPLTSDLQASVALFHITKEKAMLNDPDNLSAPRYQAGEIVSQGVELEAKWQAAEQLNLTANYTYVDMEITKDDFYNQESRTPVWVPEQTASLWGNYYFTDMLNGLRLSAGVRYVGEAQLDPQNSDTVPDYTLVDAAASYVFSSLDDTTLTVSATNLFDKEYFSCYDQISCWYGEERTIEASIDYSF, from the coding sequence ATGCAGGCGCAAAAATATAAGATTTCAGCCATTTCTTTGGCGCTCTCCGCCATATTTTCAAATCTAGCTTTCGCCGACGACGATCATGCCCATGAAACCATAACCGTTCTAGGGGAAACTTATCGAAACACAGCGACTAAGACCTCTCTAGATCCAGAGGAGACACCACAGGCTCTTTCCATCGTAACTCAAGATGAGTTGAACACTCGTGGTGCAAGTTCGATATCCGAAGCTGTTCGATACACTTCAGGTATTCATACCGATCTGCGTGGTGGGATGGTCACTCGATTTGATCTGTTTAATATTCGTGGTTTTACTAACTACACCAACTTCTATGATGGACTCCCGCTTCCATACAATAACTTTTTCTTGCAACCACAGATTGATACTGTCGCTGTAGAGCAAATTGAGGTATTCAAAGGGCCAACGTCTGTACTTTACGGAAACATGCCACCAGGTGGTATGGTCAATATCATTGCAAAATCACCACAAAAGCAAAGCGCTCATAGTGTTGGCGTATCAGCTGGTACAAATAACCTTCAACAAGCTAAGTTTGATAGCACGGGACAAATTGGTGATAGCGACTTTACTTATCGCATAGTAGGTCTAGCTCGTAAAAAAGACGGCCAAGTCGATGCGTCAAAAGAAGAGCGTTACGTGATTGCACCTTCACTTGATTGGCAGGTTACTGACAACACCTTAATTAACTTCAATGCTTATTACCAAGATGATCCAGAGGGCAACGTGTTTACGTCAGTTCCTGCATCTGGCTCAGTTCTTAGTAACCCTGTAGGCAAGCTTTCCCCAGATACATTCTTAGGTGACGAAAACTGGAGTATGTTTGACCGTCAGGTTCTATTGGTTGGCTATAAAATCCTTCATAACTTCAATAATCAGTGGCAATTTCTTCAAAATGCACGTTTTATGGACGCGTCTATGAAACAAGAAGAGGTCTTTAATAGCTTCTTAATGGCAGACAATCGAACCATGGCGCGAACGGCTTTTGCCACCGATGAAGAAGTGAAGTCGTTTGTTATTGATAACCAGCTGTCGGGTTATTTCGAGACAGATTCGATTGGTCATAACTTACTAATTGGTATCGACTACCAAAGCGTTGACACCGATGTATTTGGTAAACAGACCTCTCCGCTAGTTACGCCACTGTTGCAAGACATCTTCAATCCAAATACCAATAGCATCGATCGCGATACTCTATTTTTTGCCGGTGATCGTAAGACTGAAGTTGATATGACACAACTGGGGGTTTACCTTCAAGACCAATTCACTTGGAACAACTTAGTGATGGTTGCGGGTTTACGTTGGGACAGTGTTGAGTCGGATACCAAAGCTGTTGAAAATAACTATGTATTCGCGACTACAACTAACAGTACGGAAAAGATCGACGATACCAACATTTCAATGCGAGTTGGTGCACTTTACCAATTCGATAACGGTATTCATCCATATGCTTCCTATTCAGAAAGCTTCGAGCCTGTTTCAGGTGTCGATGCTGCAGGACGTGCATTTGAGCCGTCAACGGGTGAGCAATGGGAAGTGGGGGTGAAGTACGCGCCATTAACCAGCGATCTTCAAGCTTCAGTGGCGTTGTTCCACATTACCAAAGAAAAAGCGATGCTGAACGATCCTGATAACTTGTCTGCACCTCGTTATCAAGCCGGTGAAATTGTCTCTCAAGGTGTGGAGCTCGAGGCAAAATGGCAAGCGGCAGAGCAATTGAATCTCACGGCCAACTATACTTATGTGGATATGGAAATTACCAAAGATGACTTCTACAACCAAGAAAGTCGTACTCCGGTATGGGTACCTGAGCAAACTGCCTCACTGTGGGGTAACTACTATTTTACTGACATGTTGAACGGCCTAAGACTGAGTGCCGGTGTACGATATGTAGGTGAAGCACAGCTAGACCCTCAAAACAGCGATACGGTTCCAGACTACACACTAGTCGATGCCGCTGCTAGCTACGTCTTCTCGTCACTTGACGACACGACACTAACAGTGAGTGCAACCAACTTATTCGACAAAGAGTACTTTAGTTGTTACGACCAAATCAGTTGTTGGTATGGAGAAGAGCGAACCATAGAAGCCAGTATTGATTACAGCTTCTAG
- a CDS encoding DUF2913 family protein: MSEYSYHQQLKSTFENALLHLYFTVSISPRFVNEKQRNKIIIDFLKPKVKQTRYNTIKKKLKTVCLMKDKFGSVEKRIESVLNQYSAIENKNDVDKLYALLERLEKAGLKTKLVEETPTQDIDVVYLDRAHIDHCFDDDNRQIAPISLFIHTNELDKFTHCLTEQRYFKFEQYQVNEELRNYHYQLHPILSHD; the protein is encoded by the coding sequence ATGTCAGAATATTCGTATCATCAACAGCTTAAATCGACCTTCGAGAACGCTCTTCTTCACCTTTACTTCACTGTAAGTATTTCTCCTCGCTTTGTTAACGAAAAACAACGAAACAAGATCATCATCGATTTCTTGAAGCCAAAAGTGAAACAAACTCGATATAACACCATCAAGAAGAAGCTGAAAACGGTTTGTTTAATGAAGGATAAATTTGGCTCAGTCGAAAAACGAATAGAAAGCGTTTTAAACCAATATTCAGCGATTGAAAACAAAAACGACGTTGATAAGCTTTATGCCTTATTAGAGCGCCTTGAAAAGGCGGGGTTAAAGACAAAACTTGTCGAAGAGACGCCGACTCAGGATATAGACGTTGTTTACCTCGATAGAGCACACATTGATCACTGCTTCGATGATGATAATCGCCAGATTGCACCAATCTCGTTGTTCATACATACCAATGAATTAGACAAGTTTACTCATTGCTTAACAGAGCAACGTTACTTTAAATTCGAACAGTATCAAGTCAATGAAGAATTAAGAAATTATCATTACCAACTTCACCCCATTCTTTCACACGATTGA
- the sodC gene encoding superoxide dismutase family protein, with amino-acid sequence MDKTTWLAVLTLISSPVFAETVSVEMIDLGSGQSAGIVKISSSDYGAVFTPELKGLPAGTHGFHVHANGSCDSITKDGKIILGGAAGGHYDPEDTGKHGFPWTDDNHLGDLPPLYVNAHGIADQPIMAPRVTLDDVKGRALMIHAGGDNHSDHPAKLGGGGARIVCGVIK; translated from the coding sequence ATGGACAAAACAACATGGCTTGCTGTATTAACTCTTATTTCTTCGCCTGTTTTTGCTGAAACAGTGAGTGTTGAAATGATCGATCTTGGCTCTGGCCAGTCAGCCGGAATTGTGAAGATAAGCTCAAGTGATTACGGAGCTGTATTTACACCTGAATTGAAAGGTTTGCCAGCTGGTACGCATGGGTTCCATGTGCACGCGAATGGTTCGTGCGATAGCATCACAAAAGATGGCAAAATCATACTCGGCGGAGCTGCAGGGGGGCATTATGACCCAGAGGATACGGGTAAACATGGTTTCCCTTGGACGGATGATAATCACCTTGGTGATTTACCACCGCTTTACGTCAATGCTCATGGTATAGCTGATCAGCCAATAATGGCGCCAAGAGTTACATTGGATGACGTGAAAGGCAGAGCTTTGATGATTCACGCTGGCGGTGATAACCATTCTGACCATCCAGCTAAGCTTGGCGGTGGTGGTGCACGCATTGTATGTGGCGTGATTAAGTAA
- a CDS encoding DoxX family protein, which translates to MDRYLLITGRVLLALYFLLPGIMKFTAWDGHLALMEKHGMIMIPFLLALAAICQITSSLMIIANRYVAIAAIILAVLVLIINVNLHDFWNFTGTDAGHEKQNFIKNIAIFAGLLILSGLTWKDTFTKTKI; encoded by the coding sequence ATGGATCGTTATTTATTGATTACAGGGAGAGTTTTACTTGCACTGTATTTTTTGTTGCCTGGGATTATGAAGTTCACAGCTTGGGATGGTCATTTGGCACTAATGGAAAAGCACGGGATGATCATGATACCTTTTCTTTTGGCACTTGCTGCAATTTGTCAAATCACAAGTTCATTAATGATTATTGCTAATCGATATGTTGCTATAGCTGCTATTATACTCGCTGTATTAGTATTGATTATTAATGTGAACTTGCATGATTTCTGGAATTTTACCGGGACTGATGCTGGGCATGAAAAGCAAAACTTCATTAAAAATATAGCTATCTTTGCCGGATTGTTAATCCTTTCAGGATTAACATGGAAGGATACATTTACTAAGACTAAAATATAA
- a CDS encoding ParA family protein, producing the protein MVIMTEKQLKTLELVDELGDGGAKFLELRRETNEKQPRSFTQAEALKYLECSQKVLTDLTKALGINPKRYVEVGIQYYLTLEELYLIRDNMPNTTVLKKRHKPFKRTQKQKTQIIAIQNQKGGVAKTMITITVATGLAINYHSGYKICLVDMDGQSTMTSFFPPVHEHETKLIERNGAKYISDARTSIGDLMVLDPNTDSFKDEVCNAVSDTLIPNLKIIPASQSDRDSESLSASGQLAGENVDPASRLKNILDALDDVFDLILIDTPPSLGFATLNSYLAATSVLIPCKAEHNDTDATCAYFQYLDSIIGSFIAKGHPGYDFAKVVISNWKGSDSELDIFNALVDQFGNAVLSTKMKHSEAVKRCASEHSSVFEFSRSMDSKKGKALEAAQSNCKEVVADIHKLVTDVWKQQDKGEEQ; encoded by the coding sequence ATGGTAATAATGACAGAGAAACAGCTCAAGACGCTTGAATTAGTTGACGAACTAGGGGACGGAGGCGCTAAATTTTTAGAATTACGTAGAGAAACAAATGAGAAACAACCTCGTTCTTTCACTCAAGCTGAGGCGTTGAAGTACCTCGAATGTTCTCAAAAGGTATTGACGGATTTAACGAAAGCGTTAGGCATCAACCCTAAACGTTATGTTGAAGTCGGTATCCAGTATTATCTAACTCTTGAAGAGTTGTACTTGATTCGCGATAACATGCCGAATACTACCGTCCTTAAAAAAAGACATAAGCCGTTTAAAAGAACCCAAAAACAGAAGACGCAGATAATTGCCATTCAGAATCAAAAAGGCGGTGTTGCTAAGACCATGATTACGATCACCGTAGCAACGGGGTTAGCCATTAACTATCATTCTGGTTACAAAATCTGCCTTGTCGATATGGATGGCCAGTCAACCATGACGAGTTTCTTCCCGCCAGTGCATGAACACGAAACTAAACTCATTGAGCGCAATGGTGCAAAGTATATTTCTGACGCTCGTACCAGCATTGGCGATTTGATGGTTCTTGACCCTAATACAGATAGCTTTAAGGATGAAGTGTGTAATGCCGTTTCAGACACGCTTATTCCAAATCTGAAAATTATCCCTGCGTCCCAGTCTGACCGAGATTCGGAATCCTTGAGCGCCAGTGGACAATTAGCGGGGGAGAACGTCGACCCAGCATCACGACTGAAAAACATCTTAGATGCTCTCGATGACGTGTTTGACCTCATTTTGATTGATACTCCTCCTTCATTGGGCTTTGCGACGTTGAATAGTTATTTGGCCGCGACTAGCGTGCTGATTCCGTGTAAGGCGGAACATAACGATACCGATGCAACTTGCGCGTACTTTCAGTATCTTGACAGCATCATCGGCAGTTTCATTGCAAAAGGGCATCCAGGCTATGATTTTGCAAAGGTTGTCATCTCTAATTGGAAGGGCAGTGACTCTGAACTTGATATCTTCAATGCGCTAGTGGATCAGTTTGGTAACGCGGTATTGTCGACCAAGATGAAACATAGCGAAGCCGTGAAACGTTGTGCGTCCGAGCATAGCAGTGTGTTCGAATTCTCTCGGTCAATGGACAGCAAAAAAGGCAAAGCGTTAGAAGCTGCTCAGTCGAACTGTAAAGAAGTGGTGGCCGATATTCATAAACTGGTAACTGACGTTTGGAAACAACAAGATAAAGGTGAGGAGCAATAA
- a CDS encoding IS6 family transposase yields the protein MFKGCHFPSEVILETVRYYLAYKLSYREIEEIQLERGVVVDHTTINRWVIRFTPVLEHRARRRKKPVSDSWRMDETYIKVKGKWVYYYRAVDKFGHVIDYYLSPNRDEAAAKAFLNKAISQNGLPNKVVIDGSKSNYAAIDSMNVQLWLTGYFMLSLVEILDIKYLNNIVEQSHRWVKQKTRQALGWKSTEGALASLHGREVWTMLKQDQIDIEGQTAFERFYALAG from the coding sequence ATGTTTAAAGGCTGCCACTTTCCCTCTGAAGTTATTCTCGAAACCGTACGTTATTATCTCGCCTATAAGCTGAGTTATCGTGAAATAGAAGAGATACAATTAGAGCGTGGAGTCGTTGTAGACCACACTACTATTAATCGTTGGGTTATCAGATTTACACCAGTATTGGAGCATAGAGCCAGGCGTAGAAAGAAGCCGGTGTCTGACTCGTGGCGTATGGATGAAACCTACATCAAAGTGAAGGGGAAATGGGTCTACTATTACCGAGCCGTCGATAAATTTGGACATGTGATTGATTATTATCTTAGCCCGAACCGTGATGAGGCTGCTGCTAAAGCCTTTCTTAATAAGGCTATTTCACAAAATGGTTTGCCAAACAAAGTGGTTATAGACGGAAGTAAGAGTAACTACGCGGCCATTGATTCGATGAATGTTCAGCTTTGGTTGACGGGGTATTTTATGCTCTCGCTGGTAGAGATTTTGGACATTAAATATCTGAACAATATCGTCGAGCAGAGCCACCGTTGGGTGAAGCAGAAAACACGTCAAGCTCTAGGTTGGAAGTCAACGGAAGGAGCTTTGGCCAGTTTGCATGGGCGGGAAGTGTGGACGATGTTGAAACAAGATCAGATAGATATTGAAGGCCAAACGGCCTTTGAGCGATTCTACGCACTCGCAGGATAA
- a CDS encoding ParB N-terminal domain-containing protein, whose amino-acid sequence MANDRLKKIAQLNASKAVEETSSTTKPTLESTSSSHRKPQAFMTGNERQTTMTLAQGKLASIEASLNEGGINLQEFLTETKKLDFTKTGREIKSIDGTSYRAIQRTLSYEDIVTLVRVDVDNVREQSSRNTTQLNKMNDEIEFGMQISPVLAYQGADGLLYVVDGSCRTEIAIDKKVGLDFEILDQIPTPETITWLVASSDIKTSFNYYEKGKLYSRLMEVNEWSAYKLEQERLYEKSDISLSLAIYSMPNNLKSLFANYAFSSRDAKFLRKLIGIISESKEFESALTTWIDESRSELEGMPTERINKEVIARLKEWVPVTSKPTGINKQPQTWAEKGKAVVSYQLMTKSKSKIELTNARPEEIAKIEEFFKKLFG is encoded by the coding sequence ATGGCCAATGACCGACTGAAAAAAATCGCACAACTTAATGCTTCTAAGGCTGTTGAGGAAACGTCTTCAACGACCAAGCCCACATTGGAGAGTACGTCGAGCTCACACCGTAAACCCCAAGCCTTTATGACTGGGAATGAACGTCAAACCACCATGACCTTAGCGCAAGGTAAGTTGGCCTCAATTGAAGCTTCATTAAATGAAGGAGGTATCAATCTCCAAGAGTTCTTGACTGAAACAAAGAAGCTGGACTTTACGAAAACCGGGCGAGAAATTAAATCTATCGACGGTACGAGTTACCGAGCTATCCAAAGAACCTTATCATATGAAGATATTGTGACGCTGGTAAGGGTTGATGTTGATAACGTTCGTGAGCAGTCGAGCCGCAATACCACTCAACTCAACAAAATGAATGATGAGATCGAGTTTGGTATGCAAATCTCGCCGGTTCTCGCGTACCAAGGCGCAGATGGCCTGCTCTATGTGGTGGATGGCTCATGTCGTACAGAGATCGCCATTGATAAGAAAGTGGGATTGGACTTCGAGATCTTAGATCAAATCCCGACGCCAGAAACAATTACTTGGCTGGTAGCGTCTTCTGACATCAAAACGTCATTTAACTACTACGAAAAGGGCAAGCTTTATTCTCGTTTAATGGAAGTCAATGAGTGGTCAGCTTACAAGCTTGAACAAGAACGCTTGTATGAAAAATCGGATATCTCGCTTTCTCTTGCCATTTACTCTATGCCGAACAACTTAAAGAGTTTGTTTGCGAATTATGCTTTTAGTAGCCGCGATGCGAAGTTCTTACGCAAGCTGATTGGCATAATCTCAGAGAGCAAAGAGTTTGAGAGCGCTTTGACTACATGGATTGATGAATCCCGCAGTGAGCTTGAAGGTATGCCAACTGAACGAATCAATAAAGAAGTCATTGCACGATTAAAAGAGTGGGTCCCTGTTACTTCGAAACCGACAGGTATCAATAAGCAGCCTCAAACTTGGGCTGAGAAAGGTAAAGCAGTGGTTTCATACCAATTGATGACTAAATCAAAGTCCAAAATTGAACTAACGAATGCGAGGCCTGAAGAAATCGCCAAAATTGAAGAGTTCTTCAAAAAACTGTTCGGTTAA
- a CDS encoding IS6 family transposase yields the protein MFKGCHFPSEVILETVRYYLAYKLSYREIEEIQLERGVVVDHTTINRWVIRFTPVLEHRARRRKKPVSDSWRMDETYIKVKGKWVYYYRAVDKFGHVIDYYLSPNRDEAAAKAFLNKAISQNGLPNKVVIDGSKSNYAAIDSMNVQLWLTGYFMLSLVEILDIKYLNNIVEQSHRWVKQKTRQALGWKSTEGALASLHGREVWTMLKQDQIDIEGQTAFERFYALAG from the coding sequence ATGTTTAAAGGCTGCCACTTTCCCTCTGAAGTTATTCTCGAAACCGTACGTTATTATCTCGCCTATAAGCTCAGTTATCGTGAAATCGAAGAGATACAATTAGAGCGTGGAGTCGTTGTAGACCACACTACTATTAATCGTTGGGTTATCAGATTTACACCAGTATTGGAGCATAGAGCCAGGCGTAGAAAGAAGCCGGTGTCTGACTCGTGGCGTATGGATGAAACCTACATCAAAGTGAAGGGGAAATGGGTCTACTATTACCGAGCCGTCGATAAATTTGGACATGTGATTGATTATTATCTTAGCCCGAACCGTGATGAGGCTGCTGCTAAAGCCTTTCTTAATAAGGCTATTTCACAAAATGGTTTGCCAAACAAAGTGGTTATAGACGGAAGTAAGAGTAACTACGCGGCCATTGATTCGATGAATGTTCAGCTTTGGTTGACGGGGTATTTTATGCTCTCGCTGGTAGAGATTTTGGACATTAAATATCTGAACAATATCGTCGAGCAGAGCCACCGTTGGGTGAAGCAGAAAACACGTCAAGCTCTAGGTTGGAAGTCAACGGAAGGAGCTTTGGCCAGTTTGCATGGGCGGGAAGTGTGGACGATGTTGAAACAAGATCAGATAGATATTGAAGGCCAAACGGCCTTTGAGCGATTCTACGCACTCGCAGGATAA
- a CDS encoding ankyrin repeat domain-containing protein, with amino-acid sequence MKIVFLLSSIVFALSFSFSLLAADNQQEEEYQSLVGLFFDAARIGNNEVVDAFFSQSFPIDQRNNQSYTALMIAAYQGNRETVRLLLDSGANACLQDKRGNTALMGALIKREIGIAKDLYQAECAPELRNKAGLNLKEFAEIYGQSNVLKSLQY; translated from the coding sequence ATGAAAATCGTATTTTTGCTTAGTTCCATTGTTTTTGCTTTGAGTTTTTCGTTCAGCTTATTGGCTGCAGATAACCAACAGGAAGAGGAGTACCAATCTTTGGTTGGGCTGTTCTTTGATGCCGCTCGTATCGGCAATAATGAAGTGGTCGATGCATTTTTTTCGCAAAGTTTCCCTATTGATCAACGTAATAACCAAAGTTACACAGCACTCATGATTGCGGCTTATCAAGGAAATAGAGAAACCGTCCGCTTGCTACTCGATTCGGGGGCAAATGCGTGTTTGCAAGATAAGCGAGGTAACACTGCTTTGATGGGAGCACTGATTAAACGTGAAATTGGTATTGCGAAAGATTTGTACCAAGCGGAGTGTGCCCCAGAACTGCGTAATAAAGCAGGACTTAATCTGAAAGAATTTGCTGAAATCTATGGTCAATCTAATGTGCTGAAATCCCTTCAGTACTGA
- a CDS encoding IS6 family transposase: MFKGHHFPSEVILETVRYYLAYKLSYREIEEIQLERGVIVDHTTINRWVIKFTPVMENRARCRKKPAVSDSWRMDETYIKVKGKWGYYYRAVDKFENVIDYYLSPNRDEAAKAISQNGLPSKVVIDGSKSNYAVIDSMNVQLWLTGYFMLSLVEILDIKYLNNIVEQSHRWVKQKTRQALGWKSTEGALASLHGREVWTMLKQDLIDIEGQTAFERLYALAV; this comes from the coding sequence ATGTTTAAAGGCCACCACTTTCCCTCTGAAGTTATTCTCGAAACCGTACGTTATTATCTCGCCTATAAGCTCAGTTATCGTGAAATCGAAGAGATACAATTAGAGCGTGGAGTCATAGTAGATCACACTACTATCAATCGTTGGGTTATCAAATTTACACCAGTAATGGAGAACAGAGCGAGGTGTAGAAAGAAGCCGGCGGTGTCTGACTCGTGGCGTATGGATGAAACCTACATCAAAGTAAAGGGGAAATGGGGTTACTATTACCGAGCCGTCGATAAATTTGAAAATGTGATTGATTATTATCTTAGCCCGAACCGTGATGAGGCTGCTAAAGCCATCTCACAAAATGGTTTACCAAGTAAGGTCGTTATAGATGGAAGTAAGAGTAACTACGCGGTCATTGATTCAATGAATGTTCAGCTTTGGTTGACGGGTTATTTCATGCTCTCATTGGTAGAGATTTTAGACATTAAATATCTGAACAATATCGTTGAGCAGAGTCACCGTTGGGTGAAGCAGAAAACACGTCAAGCTCTAGGTTGGAAGTCAACGGAAGGAGCTTTGGCCAGTTTGCATGGGCGTGAAGTGTGGACGATGTTGAAACAAGATCTGATAGATATTGAAGGCCAGACGGCCTTTGAGCGACTCTATGCACTCGCAGTATAA
- a CDS encoding IS3 family transposase (programmed frameshift) produces the protein MTKRERRTFNPEFKLECAQLVLDQGRSYKETCEAMGIGKTTLESWVRQLKAERAGKTPNSSPLTPEQREIRDLKKKIKRIEEEKEIPKKGYGSLDVRLPERFSMIEKLKKSYAVKRLCEVFGVHRSSYRYWANRDKSLSSEHVLVRAEVRRSYELSNGSAGARTIADIVTARGIRLSRYRASKFMKELDLVSCQLAKHTYKKTQQEHVHIPNRLNRQFAVTEPNQVWCGDVTYIWTGERWSYLAVVIDLFARKVIGWAMSNSPDSVLTGKALTMANESRGRPSGVMFHSDQGCHYTSKKYRQLLWRYRITQSMSRRGNCWDNSPMERVSRSLKTEWVPKNGYRSFTEAQKAITDYLVGYYNQHRPHQYNGGLTPNESERQFWFPYKTVASFT, from the exons ATGACTAAGCGTGAAAGACGCACTTTTAACCCAGAATTTAAACTTGAATGCGCTCAGCTAGTGCTTGACCAGGGACGTTCCTATAAAGAAACCTGCGAAGCAATGGGGATTGGAAAAACTACGTTAGAAAGCTGGGTAAGGCAACTCAAAGCTGAAAGAGCTGGTAAGACACCAAATTCATCACCACTCACTCCAGAGCAAAGAGAAATTCGTGACCTTAAAAAGAAAATCAAACGCATTGAAGAAGAAAAGGAAATTC CTAAAAAAGGCTACGGCTCTCTTGATGTCAGACTCCCTGAACGGTTCTCGATGATCGAGAAACTCAAGAAGAGTTATGCTGTGAAACGGCTTTGCGAAGTGTTCGGGGTTCATCGCAGTAGTTATCGTTATTGGGCAAATAGAGATAAATCTCTGTCGTCAGAGCATGTGCTTGTTCGTGCCGAAGTTCGCCGATCTTATGAGCTGAGCAATGGTTCCGCTGGAGCGAGAACCATTGCTGACATAGTCACAGCAAGAGGTATTCGACTTAGCCGTTACCGAGCAAGTAAGTTCATGAAAGAACTAGACTTAGTCAGTTGCCAGCTAGCAAAACATACGTACAAAAAAACACAGCAGGAACATGTTCATATACCTAACCGGTTAAATCGTCAGTTCGCGGTGACTGAGCCGAATCAAGTCTGGTGTGGCGATGTGACTTATATCTGGACGGGGGAGAGATGGTCTTATCTAGCCGTTGTTATTGACTTGTTCGCACGAAAAGTCATCGGTTGGGCAATGTCTAACTCACCAGATAGTGTATTGACTGGCAAGGCGCTGACCATGGCCAATGAGAGCCGCGGAAGGCCGTCTGGTGTAATGTTCCACTCGGATCAAGGTTGCCACTATACGAGTAAAAAATATCGTCAGTTGCTATGGAGATATCGAATCACTCAAAGTATGAGTCGTCGAGGGAACTGTTGGGATAATAGTCCTATGGAGCGAGTGTCCAGAAGTTTAAAAACGGAATGGGTACCAAAGAATGGCTATAGAAGTTTTACAGAGGCACAGAAAGCAATAACGGATTATTTGGTTGGTTATTACAACCAGCATCGTCCACATCAATACAATGGTGGATTAACACCAAATGAGTCGGAACGACAGTTTTGGTTCCCTTATAAAACTGTGGCCAGTTTTACTTGA
- a CDS encoding IS5 family transposase — MSDSTHSQDNCICRVGLSRLQLDLRQNQKTDKADEDLVAIAIDSTGLKEFGKGEWHQEKHKVNAKRSWKKAHFTIGDEHSIHGAILTKKDTMDFQVVEELCDQVDVEVDHVSADKMYDSDDVYDALTSKFPESDIAIPPKENLYADDTHNPKRMSNLVVYSALSPIRWQKKKQYGKRNVSENAMHRYKTIIGPKLHSRDFNNQQPEMMLGAPILNRFTQLGMPESYRVA, encoded by the coding sequence TTGAGCGATTCTACGCACTCGCAGGATAATTGTATCTGTAGGGTGGGTCTGTCACGCCTCCAACTAGACTTGCGACAGAACCAAAAAACAGACAAAGCCGATGAAGATTTAGTGGCGATAGCCATTGATTCCACTGGCCTGAAAGAATTTGGTAAGGGTGAATGGCACCAAGAAAAACATAAAGTTAACGCAAAGCGCAGCTGGAAAAAAGCGCACTTTACTATTGGTGATGAACATAGTATTCATGGCGCGATATTGACGAAGAAAGACACCATGGATTTTCAGGTGGTCGAGGAGTTATGTGACCAAGTTGATGTGGAAGTGGACCATGTTTCAGCAGATAAAATGTATGATAGCGATGACGTCTATGATGCCTTAACGAGCAAATTTCCAGAGAGTGACATAGCCATTCCTCCCAAAGAAAATCTGTATGCAGACGATACTCATAACCCTAAAAGGATGAGCAATTTGGTGGTGTATTCTGCCTTAAGCCCCATACGCTGGCAAAAGAAAAAGCAGTATGGAAAACGGAATGTCTCAGAGAATGCAATGCACCGTTACAAAACAATTATAGGCCCCAAATTACACAGTAGAGACTTTAACAATCAACAACCGGAAATGATGCTAGGCGCACCAATATTGAATCGATTTACCCAACTTGGTATGCCCGAGAGTTACCGAGTCGCCTGA